The genomic interval GTTCATTTACCAATTGGTACAATCGACTAATTAGAGTGCTGTACAAGGAATTGGTGTCTTCTTTTAGCTTGTGAAAAAATGGCTTGAATTTCTTTTTTATAAAAATTCATGTGGGCTCGTGTCATGGCCATAAACATTTCCGTTTCTAATTTAGCTACGATTTCTAACTCTGATTCCGTTAGTAATGATTTTTCATTTTGCACCTTTTCCACTCCTTTACCTATTCATCAACTAGAATGATTCGTATACACTTGTTCGTTTATGTCGGTAGTTTTTGAATTTTTATCACTTTACCCCATTCTCACTGATAGTAAACATATCTTGCAATTAAGTCTGTAAAAAAATGATGACAACTACTGGTAAGATGGTAAAATAACATCTATAATCGATTTTCGTGTCAGAGATCTAGTTTTTACATACGGTAGGAGGAAGTTAATGGAACACTTAGTAAATTCAAAAGTAAAACAAATTGAACTTTCAGGCATTAGAAAGTTTTTTAATATGGTAGCTGATATTGAGGATGTTATATCCCTTACAATTGGACAACCTGACTTTGAAACACCTGAGCATGTAAAAAATGCTGGAATTGATGCTATACTTGCAAATTACACAACCTATACACATAATGCCGGGTTTTATGAGCTTAGGGAAGCAGCTTGTCATTTCGTAGAAAAGAAATACGGACTTACCTATTCTCCTAAAAATGAGGTCATCGTTACAGTTGGTGCAAGTCAGGCAATTGATTGTACGTTTAGGACCTTATTAGAAGAAGGCTGTGAAGTCATTATCCCAAGCCCGGTCTATCCTGGATATGAACCGCTTATTAAACTGGCAGGCGGAGATCCAATCTATGTGGATACAACAAACAATCAATTTAAGCTAACCGCAGATTTGATTGCCCCTTATATAAACGAGAATACGAGATGTATCGTTTTACCTTACCCTTCTAATCCTACAGGAGTTACATTATCTGAGGATGAATTAAAAGACATAGCAGAGTTAGTTAGAAATAAAAATATATTTGTACTTTCAGATGAAATTTACAGTGAATTAAATTATGGAAAACAACATCATTCCATTGCACGTTTTTTACGTGAACAAACAATTGTGATAAATGGGCTTTCTAAATCACATAGTATGACCGGTTGGAGAATTGGGTTGTTATTTGCTCCAGAATCAGTTACTAAGCATATATTAAAAGTTCATCAATACAATGTGTCATGTGCAACATCTATTGCCCAAAAAGCAGCATATGAAGCTCTTACATCAGGTATTGATGATGCTGACCAGATGAAAAAAGCGTATGAAGAACGGTTAGAATATGTTTATCATCGACTGGTGAAGATGGGATTTGAAGTTGTTAAACCTGATGGCGCTTTTTATTTGTTTCCTTCTATAAAAAAATTTAATCAATCATCATTCGATTTTGCTTTATCACTCGTTCGTCATGCTGGAGTTGCATTAGTCCCTGGGAGTGCGTTTTCCGAATTCGGAGAAGGTTATGTTCGACTTTCTTATGCCTATTCAATGGAACAATTAGTCGAAGCTATGGACAGGATCGAAAAATATTTAGAAAGCTTATAAAACGAGACCCCCATCAGCGGGGGTTTTTTTGCCCACTGATGTTAGCCAGACTTGTCTTAGTGGTACTTGAAATTTAATCTACTTTTAAATCTTTATTAAATTCTACTGCTTGTTTAATCTTGTGATAAACCTTTTCATGATTATTCACAAGGAAGGACAACTGTAAATGTACTACCTTCTCCAATCTTACTATCTACTGAAATGTTTCCATTGTGATCTTCAATGATTTTATAGGTAATCATTAACCCTAATCCATTCCCTTTTTCTTTCGTCGTTAAGAAAGGCTCGCCAATCCGTTTTAATAATTCTGTAGGTATACCTTCTCCTTCATCCTTAACCTTTATGGTTACGGCATTGTCTTCCCTTTTCGTATATACCTGTACTTTCCCCCCCTTAGGCATTGCATCAATCGCATTTTTCAATAAGTTAATAAATACTTGCTTAAGCTGGTTGGAATCACAATTAATCATAATATGATTATTTTTATGTATTTGCTCAATTGAAACACTATTCAAATTAGCCTGTGTTTCTAATAACAATGCAACATCCTGTAACAATGTTACTAAATTTGCCTTCTTAAAAATAGTTTCTTGAGGTTTTGCTAACATAAGAAGCTCACTTAGAATCATTTCAATTCGATTTAATTCTGAAAAGATAATATGAAAATATTGTTGATGATCCTTAAAATCCTTATGCATAATTTGTAAGAAGCCTTTTATTGCCGTTAAAGGATTTCGAATTTCATGGGCAATCCCTGCAGCAAGTTGTCCAGCAATTGATAGTTTTTCAGAACGGAGCATTAATTCTTCCGTTTTTTTACGGTCTGAAATATCACGTAAAATGATTTGTACTGCTTTCTCGCCAAAATAAGTAGATGGAATGCAGACCATTTCTGTATAGATTGTCTTATTCTTGGAAATTTCCCATGATTGATTCGTTACTTGTACCTCAGCATTACCAGTTAATATGCTTTTTAATATTTTTTTCATATGTTCGTGATCATCAGGGTGTAAATGGTCAAAAATGTTTTTCCCAAGCATTTCTGGATATGCTCCAGCTTCGAAGAGCCTTACCCCAGATTCATTCATAAATACCCATTTGTCCTCATGGATAACAGCTATTGTATCAATTGAATTATCAATTAATCGCTGATATCTTTCCCTGCTTCTTTGAAGAATTTTTTGAAAATTTCTCCTTGAAGATATATCTGTTAACACAATTAACTCTGACTTTTGACCTTTAAAATTCGTAAGATTAGATGTTAATTCAACATTTATCTCCGTTCCATCAAGTCTTCTCCATATTTGTTCAATAAGACCTACCTTTTCACCTTTATGCAACCTTTGGATTCTATTTTTCACAATGTCATGGAAAGCTTCATCGGTAAAATCCAAGGAAGATTTACCAATTAATTGATCTCTCGAGGATGCTCCAAGCAACTGCTGAAAAGCATTATTCACATAGCGTATCTTTCCGAAAGTAGAGATAAATATAGGGCTTGGTAAATCATTTAAGAAAATATCACCATCAATCATACCTATTGTAAAATCCTTTGATGCTTTATCACTATCATTTGGTCGATCAATGATGACCGAGTCAGTATGTTGTGCTGTCATTTTAAGGATAATTTCTTGTCGATCGATACTTATTGAACTATGGACATAATCAATTGTTGTTTCAAACCATATATACCTTCCTTTTTCGTTTAGAAACCGAAAAGTACATGGATGGAGATGGTGCTCATTAAAGAAATAACTTTCCATTAAAAATATATCTTCATTATGTATAAAGTCCCTTATATTTTTACCAATTAATTCATTATTCGGGTATCCTAATAGCTCTTCTATATTTGATGACACATATTGGATACGCCCATTTGCAGATATAACAGCATATACATCTACATCCTGCAGGACAGAATTAACAATTGAAGTATTCTTATCCATAGCTTTTCTTCCTTTCCTTACCTTTTCACTCGCCATCTAAAAATAGTAAAAAAGTATGATATAAAGAACACATGAAAGGTGATAAAGTATTACTCTTTATTATTCTATATAATATTCAATTTATTTCCTAAAAATCCTTTTTAGATCACTTAGATAACGAAAAAATATACGATTTTGGCTTTCATATTAAGTGTACGTCGTTATCGAATTTTGTCAATATAAGAGGAATAAAGTGCGTAAAATTTAGCTGCAGAAATTTATGGGATAATCTTCTACATGGGGACTAAGGGGTTGCTTGCAATCTGCAACCAATTCTTGCAGGTTACATTCAACAAAGTAAAAAGAGGCATATTGCCTCTTTTTCAGCCTTTGAACTTACCATTATTTTTAGGTGCTTTTTCTTTCTTTGCTTTATCTTTATGAACTTTATTAGCATTTGCACTTCCAAACTCATGACTAAACTCTGAGTCAATTACACTTGAATCAAAGCCTTTTTTATTCTTTTGCTGTGGATCATTTTTCTTTGTGCGTTTCGCCATTTCTTTCACTCCTCTAAATTACTTACATGATTATTTTGTGAAAAGAAAAGGGAATTATGTGTGGGATAATTTAAGAAAGAGGCCGCCATAGTTAGATGGAAGAGAATGAAACAAAAAAGAAGAGGAAATTACTCCTCTTCTTTCATATCTATTTCAGTCGTAGTAACATATTTCTTTTGCAGGTCTATATATGCCTTTACAATTCGATTAGCAATATGTTTATTAACCGCATCACCATCATTACTAGCCCAAGGGACAACAACACTAAAAGCAACCTCAGGATTTTCAGATGGGTAATAGCCCACGAAATTTAAGTTATTCGTATCTCTTCCCCAGTATTCTCTTTTAGGACCATAATAATGGGTTTGTGACGTACCCGTTTTACCAGCAACATCATAATTAATATATCTTGATGCTGTACCAGAAGTAACAACCTGCCTAAACCCTTGTTGAACTCGTTCAATTTCCTCTTGTGTATTATTAATTTTATTTAATACATTTGGTTCCTTGTCTACAACAATAGGACCCAGTTCAGCTTCCTCTACTGGCTGATGGATGCTTGTTACGATACGTGGTTGTACGCGTGAACCGCCATTTGCAATAACTGATGTATATTGTGCAAGTTGTAGTGGAGTGTATGTGTCAAATTGTCCAATTGCAATATCTAAAATCTTACCTGCAGTGTCTTGTTCACCAATCATACCTGCTGACTCTGATGGTAAATCAATTCCAGTTGGCACTCCTAAACCAAATTGAGCAAAATAATTTCTGAGCTTTTGATAATCTGCATTAGATATATCAAGAGGTCCATTTTTCACATACGTAACATCTGCGATTCTCATTGCAACATGGAACATATATACGTTTGATGAAAGTTTTAAGGCACTTAAATCATTCATTGTACCTAAATTTTTATAGGAACTCTTTGAAGGTGTACCTTTAAAATAAAGTGTTGTATCATAGTAAGATTGCCCAATTGGCATTCCATCCTGATACCCAGCAAGAACAGTCGCACCCTTAACAACCGAACCTGCTTCATACTGTGTAGCAAATGCTCCATAATCAAAGTCAAGCATTTCTCCT from Metabacillus sediminilitoris carries:
- a CDS encoding aminotransferase A: MEHLVNSKVKQIELSGIRKFFNMVADIEDVISLTIGQPDFETPEHVKNAGIDAILANYTTYTHNAGFYELREAACHFVEKKYGLTYSPKNEVIVTVGASQAIDCTFRTLLEEGCEVIIPSPVYPGYEPLIKLAGGDPIYVDTTNNQFKLTADLIAPYINENTRCIVLPYPSNPTGVTLSEDELKDIAELVRNKNIFVLSDEIYSELNYGKQHHSIARFLREQTIVINGLSKSHSMTGWRIGLLFAPESVTKHILKVHQYNVSCATSIAQKAAYEALTSGIDDADQMKKAYEERLEYVYHRLVKMGFEVVKPDGAFYLFPSIKKFNQSSFDFALSLVRHAGVALVPGSAFSEFGEGYVRLSYAYSMEQLVEAMDRIEKYLESL
- a CDS encoding PAS domain S-box protein; this translates as MDKNTSIVNSVLQDVDVYAVISANGRIQYVSSNIEELLGYPNNELIGKNIRDFIHNEDIFLMESYFFNEHHLHPCTFRFLNEKGRYIWFETTIDYVHSSISIDRQEIILKMTAQHTDSVIIDRPNDSDKASKDFTIGMIDGDIFLNDLPSPIFISTFGKIRYVNNAFQQLLGASSRDQLIGKSSLDFTDEAFHDIVKNRIQRLHKGEKVGLIEQIWRRLDGTEINVELTSNLTNFKGQKSELIVLTDISSRRNFQKILQRSRERYQRLIDNSIDTIAVIHEDKWVFMNESGVRLFEAGAYPEMLGKNIFDHLHPDDHEHMKKILKSILTGNAEVQVTNQSWEISKNKTIYTEMVCIPSTYFGEKAVQIILRDISDRKKTEELMLRSEKLSIAGQLAAGIAHEIRNPLTAIKGFLQIMHKDFKDHQQYFHIIFSELNRIEMILSELLMLAKPQETIFKKANLVTLLQDVALLLETQANLNSVSIEQIHKNNHIMINCDSNQLKQVFINLLKNAIDAMPKGGKVQVYTKREDNAVTIKVKDEGEGIPTELLKRIGEPFLTTKEKGNGLGLMITYKIIEDHNGNISVDSKIGEGSTFTVVLPCE